From one Bacillus sp. FJAT-42376 genomic stretch:
- a CDS encoding CotO family spore coat protein, giving the protein MLSNKNEKRQQPLMYIVQPETIRAEANMQQVAVRKKPIHPKTEKKAPETEQAAAPPAEAALDTPQAVPEENLALNETAEEVLKLEEAVPVSPVHSERPPEEAKIEKAPEEVKIEKAPDEGKTVSSKPVYERKTRKTLNQMSVAEKIAFFANLPANIPRTLCQVELPDQTYRGIILGETDGMVQLRTTASSQPVQIKSEDIQAIQPLGF; this is encoded by the coding sequence ATGTTGAGCAATAAAAATGAAAAGCGGCAGCAGCCGCTCATGTATATTGTTCAGCCCGAAACAATTCGGGCAGAAGCTAACATGCAGCAGGTAGCAGTGAGAAAAAAGCCAATCCATCCAAAGACGGAAAAAAAAGCTCCTGAAACCGAGCAGGCTGCAGCACCGCCAGCCGAAGCCGCCCTGGATACACCTCAAGCCGTTCCTGAGGAGAATTTGGCATTGAATGAGACGGCTGAAGAAGTGCTGAAGCTGGAAGAAGCCGTGCCGGTCTCCCCTGTTCATTCGGAAAGGCCGCCGGAAGAGGCCAAAATAGAAAAGGCACCGGAAGAGGTCAAAATAGAAAAGGCACCCGATGAGGGGAAAACAGTAAGCAGCAAGCCGGTGTACGAACGCAAAACAAGGAAAACACTCAATCAGATGAGCGTCGCAGAAAAAATCGCATTCTTCGCCAATTTGCCGGCCAATATCCCAAGAACCCTTTGCCAAGTCGAACTTCCGGACCAGACATACCGGGGAATCATCCTGGGCGAAACAGACGGAATGGTCCAGCTGAGAACCACCGCCAGCTCCCAGCCCGTTCAAATCAAGTCCGAAGACATCCAGGCGATTCAGCCGCTCGGCTTTTAA
- a CDS encoding CotY/CotZ family spore coat protein, producing MIRQKDFGCVCDAVENINDLQNAVEEQCSTSCFSNLLSPANTLGDTIPFILYTKKGTPFKAYGNVGGLTAGDCFNTIFFRVENINGCCATLRLLIAFGEDTEVLDFHENSPCDVFRLEKTDFCIEVDLNCFCSIQCLSPRLINRTHSD from the coding sequence ATGATTCGTCAAAAAGACTTTGGCTGCGTATGCGATGCGGTTGAAAATATCAACGATCTGCAGAATGCTGTTGAGGAGCAGTGCTCCACCAGCTGTTTCAGCAACCTTCTTTCCCCAGCGAATACATTAGGAGATACGATTCCGTTCATTCTATATACGAAAAAAGGAACTCCTTTCAAAGCGTACGGGAATGTTGGAGGACTAACCGCCGGAGATTGCTTTAATACCATTTTCTTTCGCGTCGAGAACATTAATGGCTGCTGCGCTACTCTCCGCCTGCTGATTGCGTTCGGAGAAGATACAGAGGTGCTGGATTTCCATGAAAACAGTCCTTGTGACGTTTTCCGTTTGGAAAAAACGGATTTCTGTATTGAAGTAGATTTGAACTGCTTCTGCTCTATTCAATGCTTAAGCCCTAGACTGATTAACCGCACACATAGCGATTGA
- a CDS encoding CotY/CotZ family spore coat protein, with translation MSCGKNNGKRDFEGCVCEAVENILAEQEAVEESCPTSCYSNLLSPSAMPGRDTIPFLLFDKKGKLFSAYGNVGGLMDDATCFETIFFRVESLRGCCATLKLLKPVDVEGDTLGVCNPCAEDFFGLEKSDFCIEVDLDCFCAIQCLSPELVNRVSPMNKKKHHHG, from the coding sequence ATGAGCTGCGGAAAAAACAATGGAAAACGCGACTTCGAAGGCTGTGTATGCGAAGCGGTTGAAAACATCCTCGCAGAACAAGAAGCCGTTGAAGAAAGCTGCCCGACCAGCTGCTACAGCAACCTGCTAAGCCCTTCTGCCATGCCTGGCCGAGACACCATTCCGTTCTTGTTATTCGATAAAAAAGGAAAGCTATTCTCAGCATATGGAAACGTAGGCGGATTAATGGACGATGCAACTTGCTTCGAAACGATCTTCTTCCGTGTCGAATCCCTCAGAGGCTGCTGCGCTACACTTAAACTTCTAAAGCCAGTAGACGTAGAAGGCGACACCCTGGGCGTTTGCAACCCTTGCGCAGAAGATTTCTTCGGACTTGAAAAATCCGACTTCTGCATCGAGGTAGACCTTGATTGCTTCTGTGCAATCCAATGTCTGTCACCTGAACTGGTGAACCGCGTTTCCCCTATGAATAAAAAGAAGCACCACCATGGTTAA
- a CDS encoding spore coat protein, which translates to MSNYSWVANDKSCSHPTENSSRLGSFCDTKGEGVNQEFDQVSNTAQLSSETIIIKDSCEIVVSTTETQIAVSLQAALQVAIALVINLTIADSNRAEMVTQDLLQKASVTQANNQKLVIENSRNVNVSTTDTDVAISLQLLIQILLALVVSIDIL; encoded by the coding sequence ATGTCAAATTACTCTTGGGTAGCGAACGACAAAAGCTGCTCTCATCCAACTGAAAACAGCAGCAGACTAGGCAGTTTTTGCGATACAAAAGGTGAAGGTGTAAATCAGGAGTTTGATCAAGTAAGCAACACTGCTCAGCTTTCTTCTGAAACCATCATCATCAAAGACTCTTGCGAAATCGTTGTATCCACAACTGAAACTCAAATCGCTGTATCCCTTCAAGCAGCCCTTCAAGTAGCCATCGCACTAGTCATCAACCTAACAATCGCTGACAGCAACCGCGCTGAAATGGTTACACAAGACTTGCTTCAAAAAGCATCAGTCACTCAAGCAAACAATCAAAAACTAGTCATCGAAAACTCCCGCAATGTAAACGTAAGCACAACAGACACAGACGTTGCCATTTCTTTGCAGCTTTTGATTCAAATTTTGCTTGCGCTAGTAGTATCCATCGACATTCTGTAA
- a CDS encoding spore coat protein — protein sequence MSNEWSVMDEAVSQDAEQSSSLFQLSDEGIYVKDSEFITIETTDTQLALSIQAAIQVAIALAVNLTIADSVRAEQVTQHLLNNAIIRQSKKQRIIVLRSENVIVRSTNTDLAISLQLLIQLLLALLAQIDIL from the coding sequence TTGTCTAATGAATGGTCAGTCATGGATGAAGCAGTGAGCCAGGATGCCGAGCAGAGTTCCTCTTTATTTCAGCTCTCCGACGAAGGAATCTATGTGAAAGATTCAGAGTTTATCACCATCGAAACTACCGACACTCAGCTTGCTCTGTCCATACAAGCTGCCATCCAGGTGGCCATCGCCCTTGCAGTCAATTTAACGATTGCAGACAGCGTCCGCGCGGAACAAGTGACCCAGCATCTCTTAAACAATGCCATCATCCGGCAAAGTAAAAAGCAGCGCATCATCGTACTGAGATCTGAAAACGTCATCGTCCGGTCAACCAATACCGATTTAGCCATCTCCCTGCAGCTGCTCATCCAACTTTTGCTGGCTCTGCTGGCACAGATCGATATTCTTTAG
- a CDS encoding DUF1360 domain-containing protein has product MLQSWLTAALFGLAIFRLTRLVVFDKITDWIRRPFHEEYEVNGEIYIKMKGKGWRKWIGELLSCYWCTGMWCTAFLYGSWLLWPAGAEPLICILALAGLAGVIESAVSRLLD; this is encoded by the coding sequence ATGCTGCAAAGCTGGCTGACGGCAGCTCTATTCGGTCTGGCGATTTTTCGTCTGACCCGTTTGGTTGTATTTGATAAAATCACAGACTGGATCAGAAGGCCGTTTCATGAGGAATATGAGGTGAATGGAGAAATCTATATAAAAATGAAAGGAAAAGGATGGAGGAAGTGGATCGGGGAGCTTCTCAGCTGCTACTGGTGTACCGGAATGTGGTGCACAGCCTTTCTTTACGGAAGCTGGCTGCTGTGGCCGGCCGGTGCGGAGCCGCTGATCTGCATCCTCGCTCTTGCAGGGCTTGCAGGAGTGATTGAATCAGCCGTTTCGAGGCTGCTGGATTAG
- a CDS encoding YjcZ family sporulation protein produces the protein MGYGCYGYGGGYGGGGYYGSTFVLIVVLFILLIIVGASFYN, from the coding sequence ATGGGTTACGGATGTTATGGATACGGCGGCGGCTACGGCGGTGGCGGTTACTACGGTTCTACTTTCGTTCTAATCGTAGTATTGTTCATTCTTTTGATCATCGTTGGTGCTTCTTTCTACAACTAA
- a CDS encoding stage VI sporulation protein F — MDNKFFKNIEKKTGVNMNEILNLANSLQNANFRDETTVRNVIRKVAQIANKKVPKETEDKIVNSIVNGKEKLDFNTISKMINKK; from the coding sequence ATGGATAATAAATTCTTTAAAAATATTGAAAAGAAAACCGGCGTGAACATGAACGAAATCCTGAATCTTGCCAATTCTCTTCAGAACGCGAATTTCCGGGATGAAACAACCGTCCGCAACGTCATCCGCAAGGTGGCTCAAATCGCCAACAAAAAAGTACCGAAAGAAACCGAAGACAAAATCGTCAACTCCATCGTAAATGGAAAAGAAAAGCTGGATTTTAACACAATCTCTAAAATGATCAATAAAAAATGA